The genomic interval CGCTGAAGCTGCTGCGCGAGGCCGGGTATGAGCTGAAGGGCGGCAGGCTGGTGAACGCCCGCACCGGCAAGCCGATGCAGTTCGAGATTCTGGCGGCGGACCCGGAGCAGGAAAGGTTGCTCCTCACCTACACGCGCGCGCTCAAGCGGGCCGGGATCGAGGCGACCGTGCGCATCGTTGATTCGGCCCAGTATCAGCGGCGCAAGCAGACCTATGACTTCGACATGATCCAGAACCGCTGGCCATCCTCGCTCTCGCCCGGCAATGAGCAGACCTTCCGCTGGTCATCGAAGGCGGCCGAACGCGAGGGCACGTTCAACTACGCGGGCGTGAAGAATGAGTCGGTGGACGCGATGATCGCCGCGATGCTGTCGGCCAAGTCGCGCGAGGATTTCGTCTCGGCGGTGCGCGCGTTGGACCGGGTGCTGATGTCGGGGCATTACGTGATCCCGCTATTCCATCTGCCGAAGCTTTGGGTTGCGCATTGGCACCAGCTTCAGCACCCGGAGACGCCGCCGTTCAATGGCGTCGATATCGACACCTGGTGGATGGCGACGGACCTCGCCGAGGCGCAATGAGTATCGATCCTTCCGCGCCGGTCCCTGAACGCTTCAACATGGCGCGGTACTGCCTCGCCGCTGCCGGCGAGACGCCGGACAAGCCCGCGCTGATCGTGGCGGCGGATGCGTGCGGGACGCCGTCGGAAGTCTGGTCCTACGCCGCGCTGGAGGACGCGATCCTGCGCATGGCCGGCGGCTTCCGCACGGCGGGGCTGGCGCCAGGCGATCGGCTACTGATCCGGCTGGAGAACACCAGTGCTTATGCGCTTACCTTCTTCGGGGCGATCGCGGCAGGGGTCGTGCCCGTGCCGGCCTCCGACCAACTGAGTGCGCGCGAGGCGGGCTTCCTGCTGGCCGACAGCGGCGCGGCGGCGATCGCGCTCAGCCCCGCGCTGCCGGTCGAGCCGGTGCCTGAAGACGTGCGGGTGTTCGCGCCGGAGGACATCGCAGCGCTGCGCAACAGCCCGCGCGCCGATTACGCCGGCACGCGCGCCGACGACCCCGCCTTCCTGATCTACACCTCCGGCACGACCGCGCAGCCAAAAGGGGTGCTGCACGCGCAGCGGGCCGCCTGGGGCCGCCGCCCGATGTATCAGGGCTGGTACGGCATCGGGCCGGATGACCGCGTGATGCATGCGGGCGGCTTCAACTGGACCTACACGCTCGGAACCGGCCTGACCGACCCGTGGGCGAACGGCGCGACCGCGATCATCTACACGGGCGAGAAAGACCCGGAGGTCTGGCCGAAGCTGATCGCGGCATACGAGGCAACGATCTTCGCCGCCGTGCCGAGCCTTTATCGCCGCATCCTGAAGTATGCCGGGGCCGGGCCGGATACGATGCCAAGCCTGCGCCACGGCCTGTGCGCGGGCGAGGCGCTGCCCGAGGCGGTCGCGCGCGAGTGGTTCGAGCGCACCGGCAC from Dichotomicrobium thermohalophilum carries:
- a CDS encoding class I adenylate-forming enzyme family protein; translation: MSIDPSAPVPERFNMARYCLAAAGETPDKPALIVAADACGTPSEVWSYAALEDAILRMAGGFRTAGLAPGDRLLIRLENTSAYALTFFGAIAAGVVPVPASDQLSAREAGFLLADSGAAAIALSPALPVEPVPEDVRVFAPEDIAALRNSPRADYAGTRADDPAFLIYTSGTTAQPKGVLHAQRAAWGRRPMYQGWYGIGPDDRVMHAGGFNWTYTLGTGLTDPWANGATAIIYTGEKDPEVWPKLIAAYEATIFAAVPSLYRRILKYAGAGPDTMPSLRHGLCAGEALPEAVAREWFERTGTVLYEALGQSEISTFISSSPSVPPKPERVGKPQPGRRVTILPQDGGDEPLPAGESGLIAVHCSDPGLMLGYWQRPEEDAAATRGDWFITGDLGMLDEDGYIAHQGRADELMNAMGYRVSPVEVESVLAEHPGVAEAAVAQVEARPGVEIIAAFIVRGPGDAVSAEALDAYAEERLARYKRPREYIFIDALPRTPNGKLRRAALAAMRASHTA